From Coccinella septempunctata chromosome 4, icCocSept1.1, whole genome shotgun sequence, a single genomic window includes:
- the LOC123311338 gene encoding major facilitator superfamily domain-containing protein 1-like, whose protein sequence is MEGDSNREETASNLGSTTSLLHSVTHPSGTIFRTVGLVFLCFVGFGSYFCYDNPAALQDKIERELNISTSEYVWLYSVYSWPNVFLGFIGGFLIDRVFGIRMGTNIYMGLTLLGQLCFSTGVWWNAYWMMLFGRFIFGIGAESLAVAQNNYAVLWFKGKVLNMVFGLQLSFARVGSTVNFMVMEGVYNLVEERFKGLDGLAITFYLATITCVFSFICSLFLGFMDKKAERVLRVNNTVPSDPVRMSDVRFFSGKFWLLNVIIIFFYVAIFPFFTIGKSFFMEKFHMNESDANFICSIVYLISGVVSPLLGFLIDKTGRNLLWIITGISFTIVAHISLTFFTWINPYFGMSIMGISYSILASSLWPLISLVIPEHQLGTAYGVCSALQNSGLAIFTSIVGVIVDQFGYTWSELFFIGSLSVALVAALVLFVWDLCQKDILNMSPNARLRHQQRMMAAQILEREKLNVQSSQGSSYSEHGQPSNFDIRIRYLSRIGAQLPPSYNSVARTLTYLR, encoded by the exons ACAACAAGTTTATTGCATTCAGTAACCCATCCATCTGGCACAATTTTTCGAACAGTTGGCTTAGTTTTTCTTTGTTTCGTTGGATTTG GCTCTTATTTTTGTTATGATAATCCAGCTGCTCTTCAAGATAAAATTGAACGAGAACTAAACATTTCAACATCGGAATATGTCTGGCTATATTCAGTTTATTCATGGCCAAATGTTTTCTTAGGTTTCATTGGAGGATTTTTGATTGATAG GGTTTTTGGTATTCGAATGGGAACAAATATATATATGGGTCTGACCCTATTAGGTCAACTGTGTTTTTCAACTGGAGTATGGTGGAATGCTTATTGGATGATGCTTTTTGGACGATTCATTTTTGG TATTGGTGCAGAATCACTTGCTGTTGCTCAAAACAATTATGCAGTTTTATGGTTCAAAGGAAAAGTATTGAATATGGTTTTTGGACTACAGTTGAGCTTTGCAAGGGTTGGAAGCACTGTTAACTTTATGGTAATGGAAGGTGTTTACAATTTGGTTGAGGAAAGATTCAAAGGCCTTGATGGTCTGGCAATTACATTTTATTTAG CTACCATCACATGTGTGTTTTCTTTTATATGCTCCCTTTTCTTGGGATTCATGGATAAAAAGGCTGAACGAGTTTTGAGAGTTAATAATACTGTTCCCTCTGATCCAGTTAGAATGTCTGATGTACGTTTTTTTAGTGGAAAGTTCTGGTTACTGAATGTTATCATTATATTCTTCTATGTGGCCATATTTCCTTTCTTCACCATTGGAAA ATCTTTCTTCATGGAGAAATTCCATATGAATGAATCAGATGCAAACTTTATTTGTAGTATAGTGTATCTAATTTCTGGAGTGGTGTCCCCATTATTAGGATTTTTGATCGATAAAACAGGAAGAAACCTCTTATGGATTATCACTGGAATCTCTTTCACTATTGTTGCACATATCAGCCTTACATTTTTTACTTGGATAAATCCTTATTTTGGCATG AGCATCATGGGTATATCATATTCTATACTAGCTAGTAGTTTATGGCCTTTAATATCTCTCGTAATTCCTGAGCACCAATTAGGAACAGCTTATGGGGT TTGCTCGGCCTTACAAAACTCTGGACTGGCAATATTTACTTCAATTGTGGGGGTTATTGTTGATCAATTTGGATATACATGGTCGGAATTATTCTTTATTGGCAGCTTATCAG TTGCATTAGTTGCTGCCTTAGTTTTATTTGTATGGGATTTATGCCAAAAGGATATCTTGAATATGAGCCCAAATGCTAGATTGAGGCATCAGCAGAGAATGAT GGCAGCTCAAATTTTAGAGAGGGAAAAATTGAATGTACAGAGTTCTCAAGGGAGTAGTTATAGTGAACATGGACAACCTTCCAATTTTGATATAAGAATTAGATACTTGTCGAGAATTGGCGCACAG TTGCCCCCATCCTATAATTCAGTTGCAAGAACTCTTACTTATTTGAGGTAA
- the LOC123310757 gene encoding protein D2-like, translating to MEDTQVVPDVIESSPEETLIVKYGSIECTAGETLKPVQVRSPPELDWGADDEAFYTVCMTDPDAPSRKDPKSREWHHWLVVNIPGKNVKDGETLSEYIGAGPPKGTGLHRYVLLVYKQNEKIKCDEKKLSSNSGAGRGKFSIKNFAKKYDLGQPIAGNVFLAEWDDYVPKLQKQLTG from the coding sequence ATGGAGGATACCCAAGTTGTTCCAGACGTTATAGAAAGCTCTCCTGAAGAAACGCTCATAGTAAAATATGGATCCATAGAATGCACTGCTGGCGAGACCTTGAAACCTGTACAGGTGAGAAGCCCCCCTGAACTGGACTGGGGAGCAGACGACGAAGCCTTCTACACAGTTTGCATGACAGATCCTGATGCGCCAAGTAGGAAAGACCCCAAATCCAGAGAATGGCATCACTGGTTAGTGGTTAACATACCAGGAAAGAACGTTAAAGATGGTGAAACCCTCTCTGAATACATTGGAGCAGGTCCTCCGAAAGGAACGGGGTTACATCGCTACGTCTTATTAGTCTACAAACAGAACGAAAAGATCAAGTGCGACGAGAAGAAATTGAGCAGTAACTCAGGAGCCGGCAGGGGAAAGTTCTCCATCAAGAATTTCGCAAAGAAATACGACTTGGGGCAACCTATAGCTGGAAACGTTTTCTTGGCTGAATGGGACGACTACGTTCCGAAGCTGCAGAAACAGTTAACTGGATAA
- the LOC123310830 gene encoding protein D2-like produces the protein MKVLILLSVFGVTFSTLVENVLDAADNLTDVQEAFMKYGLDTKLPHLPPNKLIVHYDTDIKVNLGTEFDIKTIVQAPNVIFEADPDAHYTLIMIDVDSPTREKPFFGQLLIWKVVNIPGSKVHKGETVAEYSAHAPWKRGEAHRYVLLLFKQHHKQVFGDSFQSAFRTFHRRIGFSAVKFSMKYGLGRPIAGNFFQLKAEGTVGNEIFRHHHLSHHH, from the exons ATGAAGGTTTTGATTTTATTATCAGTTTTTGGTGTGACATTTTCCACTTTAGTGGAAAATGTGTTGGACGCTGCTGACAATCTCACCGATGTACAGGAG GCCTTCATGAAATACGGACTTGATACCAAACTGCCCCATCTACCGCCAAACAAACTAATCGTCCACTATGATACTGACATCAAAGTTAACTTGGGAACAGAATTTGACATAAAAACAATCGTGCAAGCTCCCAATGTGATATTCGAAGCTGATCCAGATGCACACTACACCTTGATTATGATTGACGTAGACTCCCCAACAAGGGAAAAGCCATTCTTTGGGCAACTGCTCATCTGGAAAGTTGTCAATATTCCTGGATCTAAAGTACACAAGGGAGAGACCGTAGCTGAGTATTCGGCGCACGCGCCTTGGAAAAGGGGAGAAGCACACAGGTATGTGCTGCTCCTGTTCAAGCAGCATCACAAACAGGTTTTCGGCGATAGTTTCCAATCGGCCTTTCGTACTTTCCATCGCAGGATTGGATTTTCAGCGGTCAAGTTCTCTATGAAATATGGGCTGGGTAGGCCAATAGCGGGAAATTTCTTCCAGTTGAAGGCAGAAGGCACTGTAGGAAATGAGATCTTCAGGCATCACCATTTGAGCCATCATCATTga
- the LOC123310755 gene encoding protein D2-like, translated as MSEQISCGALPAQLNLIKYLKKINSILHMDSLDLIPEVLDKEPLNILQVKFQGRLLKPGDVLRPKCVKLTPELEWRDDNTALYTIFMIDPDAPSRNDHRFREFLHWLVINAPLNKVKRGTTIAGYIGAGPPKGTGLHRYVILVFKQNEKITFEEARISRYSAFGRARFSNKAFARKYNLGPLVAGNIFLSEWDDYVPKLYKRLQFCPSH; from the coding sequence ATGTCAGAACAAATTTCTTGTGGAGCACTTCCGGCCCAATTGAACCTTATTAAATACCTCAAGAAAATAAACTCAATCTTACACATGGACAGCTTAGACTTGATACCCGAAGTGCTAGATAAAGAACCACTGAATATATTGCAAGTTAAATTTCAAGGCCGCTTATTGAAGCCTGGTGATGTCTTGAGACCAAAATGCGTTAAGTTGACTCCAGAATTGGAATGGCGAGATGATAACACAGCCTTATACACCATTTTTATGATTGATCCTGATGCACCAAGTAGAAATGACCATAGGTTTAGAGAGTTCTTACACTGGCTAGTAATTAATGCGCCTTTGAATAAGGTCAAAAGGGGAACGACAATAGCTGGTTACATAGGAGCTGGCCCACCTAAAGGAACAGGATTACATCGATATGTCATATTGGTTTTTAAGCAAAATGAAAAGATTACTTTCGAGGAAGCGAGAATATCTCGCTATAGCGCTTTCGGTAGAGCAAGATTCTCTAATAAAGCTTTTGCCAGAAAATATAATTTAGGACCTTTAGTAGCAGGAAACATATTTCTATCAGAATGGGACGATTATGTCCCTAAGTTATATAAGAGACTGCAATTCTGTCCAAGTCACTAA
- the LOC123310759 gene encoding protein D2-like — translation MRALVCSAVFAACLISLGFAEDVEKAFSSNEIDKDVIKPLPQKKLQIHYPKTKQIVNLGNELTPKNVRDLPEVTYESDPKAFYTLSMSDPDAPSRKNPTRREFQHWLVVNIPGSDLSKGEVLNEYVGSGPPKGTGLHRYVFLLFKQPGKVDFKEPKHSKTDGNRGGFSVQKFAKKYNLGDAVAGNFFQAQYDDSVPELHKQFKA, via the exons ATGAGAGCGCTGGTTTGTTCTGCCGTGTTCGCGGCTTGCTTGATTTCACTCGGTTTTGCTGAAGATGTTGAGAAG gcCTTTAGCAGTAACGAAATAGACAAAGATGTGATCAAACCATTGCCCCAGAAGAAGCTCCAAATCCACTACCCCAAAACGAAACAAATAGTCAACCTTGGCAACGAACTGACGCCAAAGAACGTGCGTGATCTTCCAGAAGTTACCTACGAATCCGACCCCAAAGCCTTTTACACCCTTTCGATGTCCGATCCAGACGCACCAAGCAGGAAGAACCCTACTCGCAGGGAATTCCAACATTGGCTGGTGGTGAACATTCCCGGATCCGACCTGTCCAAAGGGGAGGTGCTGAACGAATACGTTGGTTCCGGACCACCAAAAGGCACCGGACTTCACCGATACGTCTTCTTGCTATTCAAACAACCCGGAAAGGTCGATTTCAAGGAGCCCAAACACTCGAAGACCGACGGGAATAGAGGCGGTTTCTCTGTGCAAAAATTcgcgaaaaaatataatttgggAGATGCCGTAGCTGGAAATTTCTTCCAGGCACAATATGATGATTCTGTACCGGAGTTGCACAAGCAATTCAAGGCTTGA
- the LOC123310756 gene encoding protein D3-like: MLVYELLLFMSHSGVSIMNQESIVPEVIDVAPQGTISVTYPSGKEVKFGNELTPTEVKDEPTVSWEANSDEYYLLIMTDHDTPEEVREVKHWLVGNIKGSDLSTGEVFAEYLGSGPPKGTGLHKYIFLVYKQPQKIDFHEPPRVAHNSRANRLKFSVRNFAKEYNLGDPVAGNYYKAQWDEYVDERNKHMC; the protein is encoded by the exons ATGCTTGTATAtgagttattattatttatgagCCACAG TGGAGTGTCTATCATGAATCAGGAATCAATAGTACCAGAGGTTATAGATGTGGCACCCCAAGGTACTATTTCTGTGACATACCCGAGTGGAAAAGAAGTGAAATTTGGAAATGAGTTGACTCCTACAGAAGTTAAAGATGAGCCTACTGTTAGTTGGGAAGCAAACTCTGATGAATACTATCTTCTTATTATGACTGATCATGATACACCCGAGGAAGTCAGAGAAGTGAAACATTGGCTTGTTGGAAATATAAAAGGATCCGATTTATCAACAGGAGAAGTCTTTGCAGAATATTTGGGATCTGGGCCACCTAAGGGAACTGGTTTacacaaatatatatttttagtGTATAAACAAcctcaaaaaattgattttcatgaACCACCTAGGGTTGCTCATAATTCGAGGGCCAACAGATTGAAGTTTTCAGTACGGAATTTTGCGAAAGAATACAATTTAGGTGATCCGGTTGCTGGCAATTACTATAAGGCTCAGTGGGATGAGTACGTTGATGAAAGAAACAAACATATGTGTTAA